The Mycoplasma sp. 1654_15 genome contains a region encoding:
- a CDS encoding HAD family hydrolase, which yields MDKKQISFKNIVFDLDGTLLDKNKNILESSNKILNQLKTSTDKKLIIATGRPWYFTKKYIKLIQPDFPIVSCNGSLIYDYKTKKVIYINPIEKNVAKSIFEILKKEEITFLIYSDQQIYAFSKNKVKKEWFTWLENTQKSLENEEKFDINFFDTQDLSFDINALKVVKFLLIKTDSDLKNVNNAVEEFKDFQGIYLLSSSPRVIDIMPEGSSKGDGLVFLNKEYNLDLKSTICLGDEENDVSMFKVCKYSVAMGQSQEKIKKEATFSIEDHNSDAIYNFFKDII from the coding sequence ATGGACAAAAAACAAATAAGCTTTAAAAATATAGTATTTGATCTTGATGGTACGCTTTTAGATAAAAACAAAAACATATTAGAATCTAGTAATAAAATTTTAAATCAACTAAAAACATCAACAGACAAAAAGCTAATAATAGCAACAGGAAGACCTTGATACTTTACAAAAAAATATATTAAATTAATTCAACCTGATTTTCCTATAGTTTCTTGTAATGGTTCTTTAATTTATGACTACAAAACTAAAAAAGTCATTTACATAAATCCTATAGAAAAAAATGTTGCAAAATCAATATTTGAAATATTAAAAAAAGAAGAAATTACTTTCTTAATTTATTCAGATCAGCAAATTTATGCTTTTTCAAAAAATAAAGTCAAAAAAGAGTGATTTACTTGACTAGAAAATACTCAAAAATCCTTAGAAAATGAAGAAAAGTTTGATATTAATTTCTTTGACACACAAGATTTAAGTTTTGATATTAATGCTTTAAAAGTTGTCAAATTTTTATTAATTAAAACAGATTCAGATCTTAAAAATGTAAATAATGCAGTAGAAGAATTTAAAGACTTTCAAGGAATTTATCTTCTTTCTTCTTCGCCAAGAGTTATTGATATTATGCCAGAAGGAAGTTCAAAAGGTGATGGGCTTGTCTTTTTAAACAAAGAGTACAACTTAGATTTAAAAAGCACCATTTGTCTTGGGGATGAAGAAAATGATGTTTCAATGTTTAAAGTTTGTAAGTACTCAGTGGCTATGGGTCAATCACAAGAAAAAATAAAAAAAGAAGCCACTTTTTCAATAGAAGATCACAACTCAGATGCAATTTATAACTTTTTCAAAGATATAATTTAA
- a CDS encoding DNA cytosine methyltransferase: MKRFKSIELFAGAGGLALGLEQSGFEHIGLLEVDKNAANTLKFNRPNWNVLQEDISNVSTQNLLEIFNIKKYELDLLSGGAPCQSFSYAGKKLGLEDTRGTLFYHYASFLKQLQPKMFLFENVKGLLSHNKGLAFKTIKNVFEDQGYTIKHEVLNALDYGVAQKRERLIVVGIRNDLATKLNFNFPKKYNYQLKLKDILQNVPKSEGSSYSEAKRRVFALVPPGGYWKDIDPEIAKSYMKSCWNMQGGRTGILRRLSLDEPSLTILTTCQMKQTDRCHPTEVRPFNIRESARIQSFPDNWLFKGSISSQYRQIGNAVPVNLAKEIGKEIIKTLKGIK; this comes from the coding sequence ATGAAAAGGTTTAAGAGTATTGAATTATTTGCAGGAGCTGGTGGTCTAGCGCTGGGTTTAGAACAATCTGGATTTGAACATATCGGATTATTGGAAGTCGATAAAAACGCTGCAAATACTCTTAAATTTAACAGACCCAATTGGAATGTTTTACAAGAAGATATTTCAAATGTATCAACACAAAATTTATTAGAAATATTTAATATAAAAAAATATGAACTAGATCTTCTCTCTGGAGGGGCTCCTTGCCAATCCTTTTCTTATGCTGGAAAAAAATTAGGATTAGAAGATACAAGAGGAACATTATTTTATCATTATGCTTCATTTTTAAAGCAATTACAACCAAAAATGTTTTTATTTGAAAACGTTAAAGGCTTACTATCTCACAACAAAGGACTCGCCTTTAAAACTATTAAAAATGTTTTTGAAGATCAAGGTTATACAATAAAACACGAAGTTTTAAATGCGTTAGACTATGGAGTTGCTCAGAAAAGAGAAAGATTAATTGTAGTTGGTATAAGAAATGATTTAGCAACAAAATTAAACTTTAATTTTCCTAAAAAATATAATTATCAACTTAAGCTAAAAGATATATTACAAAACGTGCCAAAAAGTGAAGGATCTTCATATTCTGAAGCAAAAAGAAGGGTTTTCGCATTAGTTCCACCGGGAGGATACTGAAAAGATATAGATCCTGAGATAGCAAAATCTTATATGAAAAGTTGTTGAAATATGCAAGGAGGAAGAACAGGAATTTTAAGACGGCTAAGTCTAGATGAGCCTAGTCTAACCATATTAACTACTTGTCAAATGAAGCAAACAGATAGATGCCACCCAACAGAAGTAAGACCTTTTAACATTAGAGAAAGCGCAAGAATTCAGTCTTTTCCAGATAATTGATTATTTAAGGGTTCAATTTCATCGCAATATAGACAAATAGGTAATGCAGTACCAGTAAATTTAGCTAAAGAAATTGGTAAAGAGATTATAAAAACGTTGAAAGGTATAAAATAG
- a CDS encoding ribonuclease HIII: MDILNSINKDSYVVGCDEVGVGEYFTNLTVCCTLFRESDLDSELLEQIKDSKTLTAIKLENLYNQIINKIKFEVIVLDMEKYNLLIDQGFNSHVIKTILYLKMLKKLKKEHFQNTNPEAIIIDGFVSKETFESYLLKIYENLNVKHWNLKQHPLTLIKKADEKIKQASAASIIAKYSLTISMLKREKKWKTVFPKGSSGIENIVNYSLKEIQKHSLDFLRKNAKYHFKTTETIIERIGVNKIEK, translated from the coding sequence ATGGACATTTTAAATTCAATAAACAAAGATAGTTATGTTGTAGGTTGTGATGAAGTGGGGGTCGGTGAATACTTTACAAACCTAACTGTTTGTTGTACACTATTTAGAGAAAGTGATTTAGATTCTGAGCTGTTAGAACAAATAAAAGATTCTAAGACTTTAACTGCAATTAAACTAGAAAATTTATATAATCAAATTATAAATAAAATTAAATTTGAAGTTATTGTCTTAGATATGGAAAAATACAATTTATTAATTGATCAAGGTTTTAATTCACATGTTATTAAAACTATTTTGTATTTAAAAATGTTGAAAAAGTTGAAAAAAGAACATTTTCAAAATACAAATCCTGAAGCTATTATTATTGATGGTTTTGTTTCTAAAGAGACTTTTGAATCTTATTTATTAAAGATTTATGAAAATTTAAATGTTAAACATTGAAACTTAAAACAACATCCACTCACCTTAATTAAAAAAGCAGATGAAAAAATAAAGCAGGCTTCAGCAGCTTCGATTATCGCAAAATATAGCCTTACTATCTCTATGTTAAAACGCGAGAAAAAATGAAAAACAGTTTTTCCAAAAGGTTCATCTGGTATTGAAAATATAGTAAATTATTCTTTGAAAGAAATACAGAAACATTCACTTGATTTTTTAAGAAAAAATGCTAAGTATCATTTTAAAACTACAGAAACTATAATTGAAAGAATAGGAGTTAATAAAATCGAAAAATAA
- a CDS encoding Eco47II family restriction endonuclease: MEEFVLDFISKENFEKHLLNTIHFYKKSLENIDFKKFNSNKIDPIKLVLDKYIFQKSYKEIISLEIHRQKDKTNNNLLGYFHQNIFHYFENCSVPKQGWDIICKVSKNTYFVELKNKHNTMNSFGTIKTYLNMKNALLKNNNNNNNIYALVEVIAKKSQNIPWIISIDDSKQEINEQIRRISIDRFYHLVTGDAYAFSKLCKQFLITLKELLIKNKITSKLKNTKQQDIIDFSISDAELENNLFKIAFSTYLGFNKNED; encoded by the coding sequence GTGGAAGAATTTGTTTTAGACTTCATTTCCAAAGAAAATTTTGAAAAACATTTGCTAAATACCATACATTTTTACAAAAAATCTTTAGAAAACATAGATTTTAAAAAATTTAATTCCAACAAAATAGATCCAATAAAATTAGTTTTGGATAAATATATTTTCCAAAAATCATATAAAGAAATAATATCTTTAGAAATTCATAGACAAAAAGATAAAACAAACAACAACCTATTAGGATATTTTCATCAAAATATTTTTCATTATTTTGAAAATTGTTCTGTTCCAAAGCAAGGCTGAGATATTATTTGCAAAGTTTCTAAAAATACTTATTTTGTTGAATTAAAAAATAAACATAATACAATGAATTCATTTGGAACAATTAAAACATATTTAAACATGAAAAATGCTTTATTAAAAAACAACAACAACAATAATAATATTTATGCATTAGTAGAAGTCATTGCTAAAAAATCACAAAATATCCCTTGAATTATTTCAATAGATGATTCTAAACAAGAAATAAATGAACAAATAAGAAGGATTTCGATTGACAGATTCTATCATTTAGTTACTGGTGATGCGTATGCATTTTCTAAACTTTGTAAACAGTTTTTGATAACTTTAAAAGAACTATTAATTAAGAATAAAATAACAAGCAAATTAAAAAATACAAAACAACAAGATATTATAGATTTTTCTATTTCTGATGCAGAGTTAGAAAACAATTTATTTAAAATAGCATTTTCAACTTATTTAGGATTTAATAAAAATGAAGATTAA
- a CDS encoding sodium:solute symporter family transporter, protein MLQKIGLHPLDWAIIAIYLIAILGIGLLFWWLQKRKKQSNSTKHFFTGGGKNPVWVVGISIFATITSSLFYLNTPGTVMGSRWAWIGSNIAIVAMIPVVIKWVIPFYRRMKESTAYSFLENRFHYSLRAVNSLSFIIFQVFRVAVVLYVPTLALSVIIDISPIWILIIVGLVTVVITTIGGFKAVVWSDAIQGIVLLGGIVLVIIIGLARTNWGSDTLKYHQILDESSFKPTLVFPGIIMLAVYNTINSLYSFMGSQDVTQRYKGTKSVRQVRQTLWIMFWASIATMLLFFGAGSILYTYFSSQGYYVDNTVGSGINNIVGTQGSGPAFFSFFIAGSLPIGIVGLILSAIFAATQSTVSSGLSALSNSIVVDFIARFKPNLSDRTLSFISKALVLFFGVLGILFGIVLIATKQDDLFNYFTGFIGLLNAPTIAIFLLGIFTTRTNWKGALLGFTVATVVGICIWLPTQKFISPSGAVFSFSGAWLTLITFSVALGLGYLGSLILPAEQNDLTNRTYWTRSKEFIDLMNLEEELDKAEKRKDEKAILELQVQVNHLTKVVDSQGYQPKTLGI, encoded by the coding sequence ATGCTTCAAAAGATAGGTTTACATCCTCTTGATTGAGCTATTATTGCCATTTATCTAATTGCAATTTTAGGAATTGGTTTACTTTTCTGATGATTACAAAAAAGAAAAAAACAATCCAACTCAACCAAGCACTTTTTCACTGGTGGAGGTAAAAACCCAGTTTGAGTTGTAGGAATTTCAATTTTTGCAACCATTACTTCCTCATTATTCTATCTAAATACTCCTGGTACAGTTATGGGTTCAAGATGAGCTTGAATCGGTTCTAATATAGCCATTGTAGCTATGATACCTGTAGTTATTAAGTGAGTTATCCCTTTTTATAGAAGGATGAAAGAATCTACAGCATATTCTTTCTTAGAAAATAGATTTCACTATTCACTAAGAGCTGTAAACTCACTAAGTTTTATTATTTTTCAAGTCTTTAGAGTTGCTGTTGTTTTATATGTTCCAACACTAGCTCTTTCAGTTATTATTGATATTAGTCCAATTTGAATTTTAATTATCGTTGGATTAGTAACGGTAGTAATAACAACAATTGGTGGATTCAAAGCTGTTGTTTGATCAGATGCAATCCAAGGTATTGTTTTATTAGGAGGTATTGTTTTAGTTATTATCATTGGATTAGCTAGAACAAACTGAGGTTCTGATACATTAAAATACCACCAAATTTTAGATGAAAGTTCATTTAAACCAACACTAGTGTTCCCAGGTATTATAATGTTAGCTGTTTATAATACAATTAACTCATTATATTCATTTATGGGTTCACAAGACGTAACACAAAGATATAAAGGAACAAAATCTGTTCGTCAAGTACGTCAAACATTATGAATTATGTTCTGAGCTTCAATAGCAACAATGTTATTATTCTTCGGAGCTGGTTCAATTTTATATACATACTTCTCATCACAAGGATACTACGTTGATAATACAGTAGGAAGTGGAATTAACAACATAGTAGGTACACAAGGATCAGGTCCTGCATTCTTCTCATTCTTCATTGCTGGTTCATTACCAATCGGAATTGTAGGTCTAATTCTTTCAGCTATTTTCGCTGCAACACAATCTACAGTTTCTTCTGGACTTTCAGCTTTATCAAACTCAATCGTAGTTGACTTTATAGCAAGATTTAAACCAAATCTTTCAGATAGAACCTTAAGCTTCATTTCAAAAGCATTAGTTTTATTCTTCGGGGTTTTAGGAATTTTATTCGGAATCGTTTTAATTGCAACAAAACAAGACGACTTATTTAACTACTTCACCGGATTTATCGGTCTACTAAATGCGCCAACGATTGCTATATTCTTGTTAGGAATCTTTACAACAAGAACTAACTGAAAAGGTGCATTATTAGGATTTACAGTAGCAACAGTAGTTGGAATCTGTATTTGATTACCAACACAAAAATTCATCTCACCAAGTGGAGCAGTGTTCTCATTTAGTGGTGCATGATTAACATTAATTACTTTCTCAGTAGCATTAGGACTTGGTTACTTAGGATCACTAATCTTACCTGCTGAACAAAACGATTTAACAAACCGTACATACTGAACAAGATCTAAAGAATTTATTGATTTAATGAATTTAGAAGAAGAACTTGATAAAGCAGAAAAAAGAAAAGATGAAAAAGCTATACTTGAATTACAAGTACAAGTTAACCATCTAACAAAAGTAGTTGATTCACAAGGATACCAACCAAAAACATTGGGAATATAA
- a CDS encoding YhcH/YjgK/YiaL family protein, translating into MIFDRLENISRYKGIHKNLDLAIDWIQKTDLSKLPKETFFLKDKDIYAFHAEVDSYDEKSKQYETHQLYADLHIIIDPEEKFYFAQESDLAKAKTEYNKESDFTLFEIDNQDKNLLHPSTKDFLFFFPKEGHVPKYIGYNRKLNKIVIKVKID; encoded by the coding sequence ATGATTTTTGATAGACTAGAAAATATTTCAAGATATAAAGGGATTCATAAAAATTTAGATTTAGCTATTGACTGAATCCAAAAAACAGATTTAAGTAAATTACCAAAAGAAACTTTCTTTTTAAAAGATAAAGACATTTATGCTTTTCATGCTGAAGTTGACAGCTATGATGAAAAAAGTAAACAATATGAAACACATCAACTCTATGCTGATCTTCATATTATTATTGATCCAGAAGAAAAATTCTATTTTGCACAAGAATCTGATTTAGCAAAAGCAAAAACTGAGTATAACAAAGAATCTGACTTTACTTTATTTGAAATTGATAATCAAGACAAAAATTTATTACATCCTAGTACAAAAGATTTTCTATTTTTCTTTCCAAAAGAAGGACATGTGCCAAAATATATTGGATACAATAGAAAATTAAATAAAATTGTTATTAAGGTAAAAATAGATTAG
- a CDS encoding alpha/beta fold hydrolase, producing MEKEVKFINLYDNEVEYVFIKSKTNSNKNFIFVHGFTGNFDRLFELADHLTDYNLYGLNFPLSGNTKYSSKEQVSVFWYAKLLSEFIKQLNLKNTTLFGHSMGGATVILAYPEVKDFINKLILVAPVNRTSLVRESMFKNWFIKPTLEAREHVINNIYHDGKVFWNKAQTQEKAQAFIKIMKSNMDFNNKVSNLGLELISEKLFTTLESIFPIIKVQTVLIYGTSDKIIDAENIQAYYETLIPSIYVIKLFNSGHIPWEETPKEFFNQLAKIL from the coding sequence ATGGAAAAAGAAGTAAAATTTATTAATTTATATGACAATGAAGTAGAATATGTTTTTATAAAATCAAAAACAAATTCAAATAAAAATTTTATTTTTGTACATGGTTTTACAGGAAATTTTGATAGACTTTTTGAACTAGCTGATCATTTAACAGACTATAACTTGTATGGATTAAATTTTCCCTTAAGCGGAAATACAAAATATAGTTCAAAAGAGCAGGTAAGTGTATTTTGATACGCTAAATTACTATCTGAATTTATTAAACAACTAAATTTAAAAAACACTACATTATTTGGTCATTCTATGGGTGGTGCAACTGTTATTTTAGCTTATCCAGAAGTAAAAGATTTTATAAACAAACTTATTTTAGTTGCACCTGTAAATCGTACTTCATTAGTACGTGAATCTATGTTTAAAAATTGATTTATTAAACCTACTTTAGAAGCAAGAGAACATGTAATAAATAATATCTATCACGATGGAAAAGTTTTCTGAAATAAAGCACAAACTCAAGAAAAAGCACAAGCTTTTATTAAAATAATGAAATCAAATATGGACTTTAATAATAAAGTATCTAATTTAGGTCTTGAATTAATTTCAGAAAAATTATTTACTACATTAGAAAGCATTTTTCCTATAATTAAAGTTCAAACAGTTTTAATTTACGGAACATCAGACAAAATTATTGATGCTGAAAATATTCAAGCATATTATGAAACTTTAATACCAAGTATTTATGTAATTAAATTATTCAATTCAGGTCATATTCCTTGAGAAGAAACACCTAAAGAGTTTTTTAACCAGTTAGCAAAAATCCTTTAA
- a CDS encoding Vmc-like lipoprotein signal peptide domain-containing protein, whose product MNRIKSKKFLGFLTALAIPAVSIVAVSCGPNNYTYSSKDVTLAKDSKTFADGKTKVADDNTKARFEITMHNIVPKLFDGTAIDLSKLELEYIQFPHKIKTKDGNEVKDLKDVKDNKDGKYVVEVEGAVGSAFGRTEEQQKENAKNIKVVKNPTVDQDKRTVTFLLELPLELVEVPYNYRVVVPAPSTDKKATVLGGIALLKVPSKDSYNKKIKS is encoded by the coding sequence ATGAACAGAATAAAATCTAAAAAGTTTTTAGGTTTTTTAACTGCATTAGCAATCCCAGCTGTTTCTATTGTTGCTGTTTCTTGTGGACCAAATAACTATACTTATTCTTCCAAAGACGTAACACTTGCTAAAGATAGTAAAACATTTGCTGATGGTAAAACCAAAGTAGCAGATGATAACACTAAAGCAAGATTTGAAATTACTATGCACAACATTGTTCCTAAACTTTTTGATGGAACTGCAATAGATTTAAGTAAATTAGAACTTGAATATATTCAATTTCCACATAAAATCAAAACAAAAGATGGTAACGAAGTTAAAGATCTCAAAGATGTTAAAGATAATAAAGATGGTAAATATGTTGTCGAAGTTGAAGGTGCAGTAGGTTCTGCTTTCGGTAGAACAGAAGAACAACAAAAAGAAAATGCTAAAAACATTAAAGTTGTAAAAAACCCAACTGTTGACCAAGATAAAAGAACAGTTACTTTCTTACTTGAACTACCTTTAGAATTAGTTGAAGTACCTTATAATTACAGAGTTGTAGTTCCTGCTCCATCAACTGATAAAAAAGCAACAGTGTTAGGTGGAATTGCTTTACTTAAAGTTCCTTCAAAAGATTCTTATAACAAAAAGATAAAAAGTTAG
- a CDS encoding MPN499 family protein: MNKQIIRKIRVNHLLDGYWIMPSMFSILTPRISKYIVKKAKTLDEIIEYNNLEKQEVIFSFNKDTEFKKFNYLLKKREIDFVLDKKIVNNLTKETKFEFEVVPNLTIILNWKSIKSIYNGLIFFFSKEYFLKLLVKEQLRTKKEKISLLWTSMGFKVV; encoded by the coding sequence ATGAATAAACAAATAATAAGAAAAATTAGAGTTAATCACCTTTTAGATGGATATTGAATTATGCCATCAATGTTTTCGATTCTTACTCCCAGAATTTCAAAATATATTGTTAAAAAAGCAAAAACCTTAGATGAAATTATAGAATATAACAATCTGGAAAAACAAGAAGTCATTTTCAGCTTTAATAAAGATACAGAATTTAAAAAATTTAATTATTTGCTAAAAAAAAGAGAAATTGATTTTGTACTAGATAAAAAAATTGTTAATAATTTAACAAAAGAGACTAAATTTGAGTTTGAGGTAGTACCCAACCTTACAATTATTTTAAACTGAAAATCAATTAAATCAATTTACAACGGCTTAATTTTCTTCTTTAGTAAAGAATATTTTTTAAAATTATTAGTTAAAGAACAATTAAGAACTAAAAAAGAAAAAATTAGTTTATTGTGAACTTCAATGGGTTTTAAAGTAGTTTAA
- a CDS encoding Eco57I restriction-modification methylase domain-containing protein, translated as MQNPSKIKHFKTKMGQFFTKKHSWLHKHIVDFIINSDKPILYDPFAGNGDLFDALSFLNKEIVGLDIDPTLGWKINDSLKEIPKIKDAIIITNPPYVAKNSATRKQLGLDKYFENSIYEDTYLIALEKMLEASDYVVAIVPESFIHSNFKQFNKLVSITIIEDNPFLDTENPVCVVCFDNKEKEYSQIKIYKNNKYINNLKKIFSFNLEYKKTQIIKFNSLNTWLALKCIDGTIPGSEIKFDLKENFDYDWQKNLKHSSRHFTLIELKNIDFTLEMKHKFIQECNNLVNLIRKQSDDILLSPFKGNNKEGKRRRRRITFALARAIIERVYEEQFKK; from the coding sequence ATGCAAAACCCTTCAAAAATAAAGCATTTTAAAACAAAAATGGGTCAATTTTTTACAAAAAAACACTCTTGACTTCATAAACACATAGTTGATTTTATTATTAATTCTGATAAGCCAATACTTTATGATCCATTTGCAGGTAATGGTGATTTATTTGATGCATTATCCTTTTTAAACAAGGAAATTGTTGGTTTGGATATTGACCCGACTTTAGGTTGAAAAATTAATGATTCTTTGAAGGAAATTCCTAAAATAAAAGATGCAATAATAATTACAAATCCGCCTTATGTTGCAAAAAATTCAGCTACTAGAAAACAACTTGGGCTTGACAAATACTTTGAAAATTCTATATATGAAGACACTTACTTAATTGCTCTAGAAAAAATGTTAGAAGCTTCTGATTATGTAGTTGCAATTGTTCCTGAGTCCTTTATTCATTCAAATTTTAAGCAATTTAATAAATTAGTTTCAATTACAATTATTGAAGATAATCCTTTTTTAGACACAGAAAATCCTGTATGTGTAGTTTGTTTTGATAACAAAGAAAAAGAATATAGCCAAATTAAAATATACAAAAATAATAAATATATTAATAATTTAAAAAAAATTTTTAGCTTTAATTTAGAGTACAAAAAAACTCAAATCATAAAGTTTAATTCTTTAAATACTTGATTGGCGCTTAAGTGCATTGATGGAACAATACCTGGAAGCGAAATAAAATTTGATTTAAAAGAAAATTTTGATTATGATTGACAGAAAAATTTAAAACATTCATCAAGACATTTTACTTTGATTGAATTAAAAAATATAGATTTTACTTTAGAAATGAAGCATAAATTTATTCAAGAATGTAATAACTTAGTCAATTTAATTCGAAAACAAAGTGATGATATTTTACTTTCACCCTTTAAAGGAAATAACAAGGAAGGAAAAAGAAGAAGAAGAAGAATTACTTTTGCTTTAGCTAGAGCCATAATTGAAAGGGTGTATGAAGAGCAATTTAAAAAGTAA
- a CDS encoding L-ribulose-5-phosphate 4-epimerase, with product MFKNEEKIKKLKQEVYEANMLLYKYKLAIHTWGNVSAISEDRKFMAIKPSGISYETMTAEDMVLVDLENNLLENKGINPSSDTPTHTLLYKQDSRIKAIVHTHSPYAVAWAQSGFDIPCLGTTHADNFFGSVPCARELTDEEINSKYEHNTGKVIIEHFLENKIDFIATPACLVKEHGPFVWSAKSATDAVNLALTLEEIAKIALFTNQINPNMKQANPTLQNKHYQRKHAKNAYYGQKTNKL from the coding sequence ATGTTTAAAAATGAAGAAAAAATAAAGAAACTTAAACAAGAAGTATACGAAGCGAATATGCTACTTTATAAATATAAATTAGCAATTCATACTTGAGGAAATGTTTCAGCAATTTCGGAAGATAGAAAATTTATGGCTATTAAACCAAGCGGAATTTCTTATGAAACAATGACAGCAGAAGATATGGTGTTAGTAGATTTAGAAAATAATTTGCTTGAAAATAAAGGAATTAATCCTTCTTCTGATACTCCAACACATACTTTGTTATACAAGCAAGATTCGCGAATTAAAGCTATTGTTCACACACATTCACCATATGCAGTTGCTTGAGCTCAATCTGGATTTGATATTCCTTGTTTAGGAACTACACATGCTGATAATTTCTTTGGGTCTGTTCCTTGTGCTAGAGAATTAACAGATGAAGAAATTAATTCAAAATATGAACATAACACAGGGAAGGTGATTATAGAACATTTTTTAGAAAATAAGATAGATTTTATTGCCACTCCTGCTTGTTTAGTAAAAGAACACGGTCCTTTTGTTTGATCTGCTAAATCAGCTACTGATGCAGTAAATTTAGCTTTAACATTAGAAGAAATTGCTAAAATAGCTTTATTTACAAATCAAATTAATCCAAATATGAAGCAAGCCAATCCTACATTACAAAATAAACATTATCAAAGAAAACACGCGAAAAATGCCTACTATGGACAAAAAACAAATAAGCTTTAA